The Chitiniphilus purpureus sequence CCAGCGCGCGCGCGCGCTCCAGATCGCGGTTGGCCGCGGCGCGGATCACGATGGGCCGACCGGCGCGACGCGCGATTTCCTCGCAATTGCGTTTCAAGACGGTCGCCGTGCCGCCACCGACAGTGCCGACACCGCACAAGCCCACGTGAATCGGTTTCATTGCTAGTCCTTTCGAAAACCAGGCAGCGCCCTGCGGGCCTTGCTGCCGATACAAAGTTGATCCGCCCGGTCGACGCCATGCGACGACAGCACTGCGCCCGAGAGTCGGTCGGGCGCGCCGTATCCGGGCCCGGCGCTTGCTGTCCGCGTGGCGCGCGACCTGGAACGGGCGACGCGTATTATGCGGTACCGTGGCGTTTTCGGTAACCGCCGAGAAAACGTTCCAGCCGCCCCAGCGCGTCCGTCAGATCGTCCACATGCGGCAGGAACACCACGCGGAAATGATCGGGTGCGATCCAGTTGAAGCCGGTCCCCTGGACCAGCAGCACCTTTTCCTCCTGCAGCAGCTCCAGCATCAGTTGCTGATCGTCCTCCAGCGGGTAGTACTTCGGGTCCAGCCGGGGGAACATGTACAGCGCCGCCTTGGGTTTGACACAGCTGACCCCAGGAATGGCGGTCAACATCTCCCACGCCAGATCGCGCTGGCGGGTGAGGCGGCCGTTGGGCGCCACCAGATCGTTGATGCTCTGATAACCGCCAAGCGCGGTCTGGATCGCATACTGCGCCGGCACGTTGGCGCAAAGCCGCATTGTCGACAGGATGTTGAGGCCGTCAATGTAATCGCGTGCGATCTTCTTGTTGCCCGAAACGATCATCCAGCCGGCGCGGTAGCCGCAGGCCCGATAGTTCTTCGACAGGCCATTGAAGGTGACGAACAGCACGTCGTCGGCCAGTGAGGCGATCGACGTGTGCGTGGTCCCGTCGTACAACACCTTGTCGTAGATCTCGTCGGCATAGATGATCAGATTGTGCTGGCGGGCCAGCTCGACGATCTCCCTGAGCACTTCGTCCGGATACAACGCACCGGTGGGGTTGTTCGGGTTGATGACGACGATGGCGCGCGTGGCCGGAGTGATCTTGGCGCGCATGTCGTCCAGCGCCGGCAGCCAGCCATTGGCTTCATCACACAGGTAGTGGCGCGGCGTGCCACCGGCAAGGCTCACCGCGGCGGTCCACAACGGATAGTCCGGAGCCGGCACCAGCACTTCGTCGCCATTGTTCAGCAGGCCCTGCATCGACATCACGATCAGTTCCGACGCGCCGTTGCCGATGTAGATGTCATCCACCGTCACATCGGCGATCTGCTTTTGCTGGGTGTAGTGCATCACCGCCTTGCGTGCCGGGAACAGCCCCTTGGAATCGACGTAGCCCGCCGCGTTGGGCAGATTGCGGATCACGTCCTGCACCACCTCGTCCGGAGCATCGAAACCGAAGTTCGCCAGGTTGCCGATGTTGAGCTTGATGATGCGATGGCCTTCTTCCTCCATCTGCCGCGCCCGCTCCGGCACTGGCCCGCGGATCTCATAGCAGACATTGAGGAGCTTGTTGGATTTGTGGATCTGGGTCATGGCGTGGCGAAAGCGCAGGAGGAAACCTGACATTCTATCCAAACCGGACGCGCCGGGCGTATACAGCATGTAAGGACGAGCGGCAAGACAGTTGGGGTAAACTCGCGCCAGCCCATCCAAGAGCCCGCTCATGAAGCTGCACCACACCACGACCACCCATCTCAACCAATTCACCGGCTACGGCGACGGCTACGTGATGGTCAACCAGGAGCGCTTCGAAGGCAGCCTGATCGTGACTCCCACCGAAGTGCACAGCTGGCGTCCCACCGACTTCAGCACGCTGGAGGAGGCCGATTTCGCGATGCTGCTCGAATTCGGGCCGGAGCTGGTGCTGCTGGGAACCGGTGACCGGATCCGCTTTCCCCATCCCCGGCTGTCCCGTGCGCTCGCCAGTGCCCACGTCGGGCTGGACACCATGGACACCGGCGCGTTG is a genomic window containing:
- a CDS encoding pyridoxal phosphate-dependent aminotransferase, with translation MTQIHKSNKLLNVCYEIRGPVPERARQMEEEGHRIIKLNIGNLANFGFDAPDEVVQDVIRNLPNAAGYVDSKGLFPARKAVMHYTQQKQIADVTVDDIYIGNGASELIVMSMQGLLNNGDEVLVPAPDYPLWTAAVSLAGGTPRHYLCDEANGWLPALDDMRAKITPATRAIVVINPNNPTGALYPDEVLREIVELARQHNLIIYADEIYDKVLYDGTTHTSIASLADDVLFVTFNGLSKNYRACGYRAGWMIVSGNKKIARDYIDGLNILSTMRLCANVPAQYAIQTALGGYQSINDLVAPNGRLTRQRDLAWEMLTAIPGVSCVKPKAALYMFPRLDPKYYPLEDDQQLMLELLQEEKVLLVQGTGFNWIAPDHFRVVFLPHVDDLTDALGRLERFLGGYRKRHGTA
- a CDS encoding Mth938-like domain-containing protein is translated as MKLHHTTTTHLNQFTGYGDGYVMVNQERFEGSLIVTPTEVHSWRPTDFSTLEEADFAMLLEFGPELVLLGTGDRIRFPHPRLSRALASAHVGLDTMDTGALCRTFNVLTAEERRVVALVLGA